A single window of Archangium gephyra DNA harbors:
- a CDS encoding family 43 glycosylhydrolase, with protein MSADTRRFTRSKALSRMLAAMLLLATIAAPPALAASSKNPGFYNNPLKPKLPNGGVIESCADPTLLRGQRRGDPYWYMYCTTDPLNDKDLDAQGKWVFHRIPQLRSLDLLHWEYVGDAFQSLPGYAVSNAGLWAPDVIYSSVHDKYYLFFVVTDTTTTACTSDSAIGVATSDSPTGPWKFSDEPVVGPRKDTANAEPCAFFWTFDPDVLGDSVGAESVLYYGSYSGGLFARTLTLTAEGAAVGADETRISLGNRYEGANVVFRDGYYYLFGSATNCCNGALTGYNVFAGRSTRPLGPFVDREGNSLLDTQVGGTPVLSMNGNRWVGTGHNTVFQDAAGQWWTAYHAVDRSDPFFESAAGFTKRPVLLDPLDWVDGWPAVRGGFWASDGKMPAPAAREGWKSRYRTKLAQPHVPGGSIASASDMFDGTALSDSWSWVRPPDSRTYALADGVFRFHVQNADIHLDSNNASLLSRPAPKGDYLVETRVRLDVPDDGCCFNYAQAGLVIYGGDDNFIKLTNTAMWETRQTEFTKELASVPAGWGRQGNTVVGPPSEDWTYLRVAVEHLTGEARRAAGGDTTAYTAYTSQNGVDWVRGGTWTHSLSNPRISLVAMGGGGDFTAEFDHVRVYALRSGERARR; from the coding sequence ATGTCCGCAGACACTCGTCGCTTCACTCGATCCAAGGCCCTGTCGCGCATGCTCGCGGCGATGTTGCTGCTGGCCACGATCGCCGCGCCACCGGCGTTGGCCGCCAGCTCGAAAAACCCCGGCTTCTACAACAACCCGTTGAAGCCGAAGCTCCCCAATGGCGGGGTCATCGAAAGCTGTGCCGATCCCACGCTGCTGCGCGGGCAGAGACGGGGCGATCCGTACTGGTACATGTACTGCACGACGGATCCACTGAACGACAAGGATCTCGACGCTCAGGGGAAATGGGTCTTCCACAGGATCCCCCAGCTGCGCTCCCTCGACCTGCTCCACTGGGAGTACGTCGGCGACGCTTTCCAGTCGCTGCCTGGCTACGCCGTCAGCAACGCGGGGCTGTGGGCGCCGGACGTCATCTACTCCTCGGTGCACGACAAGTACTACCTGTTCTTCGTCGTCACCGACACGACCACGACGGCGTGCACGAGCGACAGCGCGATCGGTGTAGCGACCAGCGACAGCCCCACCGGGCCCTGGAAGTTCTCTGACGAGCCCGTGGTCGGCCCGCGCAAGGACACGGCCAACGCGGAGCCCTGCGCGTTCTTCTGGACCTTCGATCCGGACGTCCTGGGTGACTCCGTCGGCGCGGAGAGCGTCTTGTACTACGGCAGCTACTCCGGGGGCCTCTTCGCCAGGACGCTCACCTTGACCGCCGAGGGTGCCGCCGTTGGCGCCGACGAAACGCGGATCAGCCTTGGCAACCGCTACGAAGGTGCGAACGTCGTCTTCCGCGACGGCTACTACTACCTGTTCGGGTCGGCGACGAATTGCTGCAACGGCGCGCTGACCGGCTACAACGTCTTCGCCGGGCGGTCCACCCGCCCGCTCGGCCCGTTCGTGGATCGCGAGGGGAACTCGCTGCTGGACACGCAGGTGGGCGGAACACCCGTCCTCAGCATGAACGGCAACCGGTGGGTGGGCACCGGGCACAACACGGTGTTCCAGGATGCGGCGGGTCAATGGTGGACCGCCTACCACGCCGTCGATCGCTCCGACCCGTTCTTCGAATCGGCGGCGGGTTTCACCAAACGGCCCGTGCTGTTGGACCCCTTGGACTGGGTCGACGGGTGGCCGGCCGTGCGCGGTGGCTTCTGGGCTTCGGACGGCAAGATGCCCGCGCCCGCGGCTCGAGAGGGGTGGAAGTCCCGCTACCGGACGAAGCTGGCGCAGCCGCACGTCCCCGGAGGCAGCATCGCCTCGGCGTCGGACATGTTCGACGGGACCGCGCTGAGCGACTCGTGGTCGTGGGTGCGGCCGCCAGACTCGCGCACGTACGCCCTTGCCGACGGGGTGTTCCGCTTCCATGTGCAGAACGCCGACATCCACCTCGACAGCAACAACGCCTCCCTGCTGTCACGCCCGGCGCCCAAGGGCGACTACCTGGTCGAAACCCGAGTGCGCCTCGACGTGCCGGACGACGGCTGCTGTTTCAACTACGCGCAGGCCGGCCTGGTCATCTACGGCGGCGACGACAACTTCATCAAACTGACGAACACAGCCATGTGGGAGACGCGTCAGACGGAGTTCACCAAGGAGCTGGCGTCAGTGCCGGCCGGCTGGGGGCGCCAGGGCAACACGGTCGTCGGCCCCCCCTCGGAGGACTGGACGTACCTGCGTGTCGCGGTCGAGCACCTCACGGGCGAGGCGCGCCGTGCCGCTGGCGGCGACACCACGGCGTACACCGCGTACACGAGCCAGAACGGCGTGGATTGGGTTCGCGGCGGAACATGGACGCACTCGTTGAGCAACCCGCGAATCTCCCTCGTGGCGATGGGTGGGGGCGGCGACTTCACCGCTGAGTTCGACCATGTCCGCGTCTACGCGCTGCGGTCCGGCGAACGCGCACGGCGGTGA
- a CDS encoding tetratricopeptide repeat protein, whose amino-acid sequence MTSTPLPSREALCGEAHARPLDARAQIAAAYACDRDGVEEEAVVFYDAAWKLGVPSEQRAEFLIGYGSTLKNVGRLDESLLILGQAITDGAFPNAARAFLALTLQASGRSPEAIAELLSLLLEVGAQDAGLIRYRRSLSWYAGQLRASAEPGPEK is encoded by the coding sequence ATGACATCCACACCCTTGCCTTCGCGCGAAGCCCTCTGTGGAGAGGCGCACGCACGACCTCTCGACGCAAGAGCGCAGATCGCCGCTGCCTACGCCTGTGACCGGGACGGCGTCGAAGAGGAAGCGGTGGTCTTCTACGATGCGGCCTGGAAGCTCGGTGTGCCCTCCGAGCAACGCGCCGAATTCCTCATCGGCTATGGCTCTACGCTCAAGAACGTGGGTCGGCTCGACGAGTCCCTGCTCATCCTGGGGCAGGCAATCACGGACGGTGCCTTTCCCAACGCGGCCAGGGCCTTCCTCGCCTTGACCCTGCAGGCCTCCGGCCGCTCACCCGAAGCGATCGCGGAGCTCTTGAGCCTTCTCCTGGAGGTGGGGGCTCAGGACGCCGGCCTGATTCGTTATCGCAGGAGTCTCTCCTGGTACGCCGGCCAACTCCGGGCCTCTGCTGAACCCGGGCCCGAAAAATAG
- a CDS encoding superoxide dismutase has translation MPFSLPELPYKKDALAPHISAETLEYHHGKHHAAYVNNLNKLLEGKPEANSSLEQVILHSEGGVFNNAAQVWNHTFYWNCMKPNGGGLPTGDLADAIKRDFGSFERFREEFANAATTQFGSGWAWLVLEKGKLAVTKTGNADLPMKHGQKALLTIDVWEHAYYIDFRNARPKYIDTFLTSLVNWDFVLQNLKGG, from the coding sequence ATGCCGTTCTCGCTGCCCGAGCTGCCCTACAAGAAGGACGCCCTCGCCCCCCACATCAGCGCGGAGACGCTCGAGTACCACCACGGCAAGCACCACGCCGCGTACGTGAACAACCTCAACAAGCTGCTCGAGGGCAAGCCCGAGGCGAACAGCTCGCTCGAGCAGGTCATCCTCCACAGCGAGGGAGGCGTCTTCAACAACGCCGCCCAGGTGTGGAACCACACCTTCTATTGGAACTGCATGAAGCCGAACGGCGGCGGGCTCCCCACGGGGGACCTCGCGGATGCCATCAAGCGCGACTTCGGCTCGTTCGAGCGCTTCCGTGAGGAGTTCGCCAACGCCGCCACGACGCAGTTCGGCTCGGGGTGGGCCTGGCTCGTGCTCGAGAAGGGCAAGCTCGCGGTGACCAAGACGGGCAACGCGGATCTGCCGATGAAGCACGGCCAGAAGGCCCTGCTCACCATCGACGTGTGGGAGCACGCGTACTACATCGACTTCCGCAACGCGCGCCCCAAGTACATCGACACGTTCCTCACCAGCCTCGTGAACTGGGACTTCGTCCTCCAGAACCTCAAGGGCGGCTGA
- a CDS encoding transposase: protein MGWPLRMFQEEGYYFVTSRCYQGRLLLRPSAEVNEVVGGVLAKAVQQSGGNVRLHAFTFASNHFHLLVWTRGVELAAFMQYLRANLSKKVGRLVDWRGGFWERRYSAEPVLDDTALVGRLRYVLAHGVKEGLVERSAEWPGLTCLAQLLGPARRVFQWFNWTKRWSKRGSEDWAAGEGRFGEEIAEPVELEVAPLPCWEGLGEEERQRAVRGLVEEVEAEARARNTTVLGARAVRAQHPHTRPEHLKRSPRPLGHASTRQALKQLREQYRAFVAAFREAAARWRRGDLSASFPLFSFPPRVVPGRVTRIL from the coding sequence ATGGGCTGGCCGCTGAGGATGTTCCAAGAGGAGGGCTACTACTTCGTGACGTCCCGGTGTTACCAGGGACGGCTGCTGCTGCGTCCCAGCGCGGAGGTGAACGAGGTGGTGGGGGGCGTGCTGGCAAAAGCCGTCCAACAGAGCGGCGGCAACGTCCGGCTGCATGCCTTCACCTTCGCCTCCAACCATTTCCACCTGCTGGTGTGGACGCGAGGCGTGGAGCTCGCCGCCTTCATGCAATACCTGCGAGCCAACCTGTCCAAGAAGGTGGGACGGTTGGTGGACTGGAGAGGAGGCTTCTGGGAGCGGCGCTACTCAGCGGAGCCGGTGCTGGACGACACGGCGCTGGTGGGACGGCTGCGCTACGTGCTGGCCCATGGAGTGAAGGAGGGTTTGGTGGAGAGGAGTGCCGAGTGGCCGGGACTCACGTGTCTGGCGCAACTGCTGGGGCCGGCGAGGCGAGTGTTCCAGTGGTTCAACTGGACGAAGCGCTGGAGCAAGAGGGGGAGCGAGGACTGGGCAGCGGGGGAGGGGCGCTTCGGCGAGGAAATAGCCGAGCCGGTGGAGTTGGAGGTGGCGCCCCTGCCGTGCTGGGAAGGGTTGGGGGAGGAGGAGAGGCAGAGAGCGGTGCGGGGACTGGTGGAGGAGGTGGAAGCAGAGGCTCGAGCACGGAACACGACTGTGTTGGGGGCCCGGGCCGTGCGGGCCCAGCACCCGCATACCCGGCCCGAGCACCTCAAGCGCAGCCCGCGGCCGTTGGGGCATGCCTCGACGCGCCAGGCCTTGAAGCAGTTGCGTGAGCAGTACCGGGCCTTCGTCGCGGCGTTCCGAGAGGCGGCGGCACGGTGGAGGCGAGGGGATTTGTCGGCCAGCTTTCCGCTCTTCTCTTTTCCGCCGCGTGTCGTGCCGGGGCGTGTCACTCGAATTCTCTGA